One Dunckerocampus dactyliophorus isolate RoL2022-P2 chromosome 18, RoL_Ddac_1.1, whole genome shotgun sequence genomic region harbors:
- the LOC129171007 gene encoding SUN domain-containing protein 1-like isoform X1, which yields MEEESKQRRMTMDFSQLHTYTPPQCAPENTGYTYSLSSSYSTAALEFEKEHQIAPVYESPRMSRRSLRLQTSASHHGNDSLVDYTQNQNQSHSSYATKRESRTLRSRKLQASSNSLSLSLSQAATPRKTLNFSALSTPINSSRRIEESKAATSDASSYATVMDQTHLRQRTITTTTTTTTEDGIWGKTSHSEHSLSSVNGDISASNSHATLANGYICHDCSFHSQQMDAHTARSPSPPSSTSHAADVSAAAAFSCSTSSPFTTIYSRDRSHKSKTGVLTSVSNTCVRLSKRVLAPFVSFFTSLYSSVLWLSARTNISQGRGTPQDPFLCLLKDADSVFASCTNSLRRTVSSSLSQVRLLKQNTLGRMIGSRSKDSQVQAHSSFCGSMNVKDLVKEDASHVNLNGSLCDDCKGKQYSETHTVLLTQSSRSQRLVGALWSLLAYTGYCLLQPGYLVVRGAKALGSGVGTVTQRILTLLWMTVAAPVKAGQSLLWFLATGWYQLVSLMCLLNVFFLTRCLPKLWKLLLPLLLLLALWLWGPSTGVLLAYLPAVNLTEWRPSSPLTFLSNLVPASAPVPESPLVQTLGVLSELHEPIVAPSVDLERLERLERQLALLWERVQQSDQKQEQHRTNIAGLYHTLREKLHTQTDRERLGLWVSSLLEQRLDVLRGELKQGNVRRMQSEEQLKVLQESQTTRLADLELLLSTLAAKTEEVQQKQQQYEVEKENMEKEFVAPVQDTLSVGVQREDHDALLAEVQRLELDLGRIRQDLQGVMGCKGKCEQLGSLQETITAQVSSQVRKELQALFYGGDSSGESQGEVPESLVLWLSQRYVSTPDLQAWLTALEQSILRNVSMQLELQGAQTLSEVESKAKSFARTVTGSVQSAASAEGLTEEQVKLIVQNALKLYSQDRTGLVDYALESGGGSILSTRCSETYETKTALMSLFGLPLWYFSQSPRVVIQPDVYPGNCWAFKGSQGYLVIRLSLRITPTSFCLEHIPKALSPTGNITSAPQNFTVFGLDDEYQEEGDLLGRYTYQEDGESMQTFPVQEPTDKAFQIIEVRVLSNWGHPDYTCLYRFRVHGEPRPQ from the exons CTCCAGCTACTCAACAGCAGCGTTAGAGTTTGAGAAGGAGCACCAGATTGCTCCTGTGTACGAGTCGCCCAGGATGTCACGGCGGAGCCTGCGTCTGCAAACCAGTGCCAGTCACCATGGCAATGACAGCCTGGTTGACTACAcacagaaccagaaccagagCCACAGCAGCTACGCTACCAAGAGAGAGTCACG GACACTGCGGAGTCGAAAACTGCAGGCCTCTTCCAACTCTTTGTCGTTGTCCCTGAGCCAAGCTGCAACTCCAAGGAAAACCCTCAACTTCTCAGCTCTTAGTACGCCCATTAACAGCAGCAGAAGAATTGAGGAAAGCAAAGCTGCCACGTCTGATGCCTCGTCGTACGCGACCGTGATGGATCAGACTCACCTGAGGCAGCGCACCATCACTACAACCACGACCACCACAACCGAAGATGGCATCTGGG GCAAGACCTCTCACTCTGAGCACAGCTTGTCAAGCGTCAACGGCGACATCAGCGCGTCAAACTCTCACGCGACGCTCGCCAACGGTTACATCTGCCACGACTGCTCCTTTCACTCTCAACAAATGGACGCCCACACCGCACGTTCTCCCTCGCCTCCGTCATCAACATCGCACGCCGCAGACGTCTCGGCTGCGGCTGCGTTCTCCTGCTCGACGTCGTCACCGTTCACAACTATATACTCCAGGGACAGGAGTCACAAGAGCAAGACGG GTGTTCTCACGTCCGTGTCTAATACGTGTGTGCGCTTGAGCAAAAGAGTCCTGGCTCCTTTTGTGTCCTTCTTTACTTCTCTGTACAGCAGCGTGCTCTGGCTGTCTGCACGGACAAACATCTCACAAGGAAGAGGTACACCACAAGACCCCTTTTTATGTTTGCTGAAGGACGCCGACA GTGTCTTTGCTTCATGTACCAACTCTCTGAGGCGGACAGTGTCCTCCAGTTTGTCTCAAGTGCGGCTGTTAAAGCAAAACACTCTCGGCAGAATGATTGGCAGCAGGTCGAAAGACTCTCAAGTACAAG CTCACTCCAGCTTCTGTGGGAGCATGAATGTAAAAGATCTGGTGAAGGAAGATGCATCACATGTCAATCTCAATGGTTCCCTGT GTGACGACTGTAAAGGCAAGCAGTATTCTGAGACACACACCGTCCTCCTCACACAGTCCTCCAGGTCGCAACGCCTGGTGGGGGCGCTGTGGAGCCTCCTGGCTTACACAG GTTACTGCCTCCTCCAGCCAGGTTATTTGGTGGTGAGAGGGGCTAAAGCTTTGGGCTCAGGTGTCGGGACGGTGACACAGCGGATCCTCACACTGCTATGGATGACCGTAGCAGCACCAG TGAAGGCGGGCCAGAGTCTGCTGTGGTTCCTTGCCACTGGGTGGTACCAGCTCGTGTCCCTCATGTGTCTACTCAACGTCTTCTTTCTGACACG ATGCCTTCCCAAACTCTGGAAGCTTCTTCTGCCCCTTCTGCTCCTCTTGG CTTTGTGGCTGTGGGGTCCGTCCACCGGTGTCCTGCTTGCCTACCTTCCAGCCGTGAACCTCACCGAGTGGCGTCCTTCCTCTCCCCTCACCTTCCTGTCCAACTTGGTGCCAGCTTCTGCTCCAGTTCCTGAGTCTCCACTTGTTCAGACACTTGGTGTTCtcagtgagcttcatgag CCAATTGTTGCCCCGAGTGTGGACTTGGAACGCCTCGAGCGATTGGAGCGCCAGCTAGCCCTGTTGTGGGAACGAGTCCAACAGAGTGACCAGAAGCAGGAGCAGCATCGCACCAACATAGCGGGTCTGTACCACACCCTGAGGGAGAAGCTCCACACACAGACCGACAGGGAGAGGCTGGGCCTGTGGGTGTCGTCCCTGCTGGAGCAGAGGTTGGACGTGCTGCGAGGAGAGCTCAAACAGGGCAACGTCCGCAGAATGCAG AGCGAGGAGCAGCTGAAAGTGCTTCAAGAGAGTCAAACAACACGCTTAGCTGATTTGGAATTGCTGCTCAGCACTTTGGCTGCCAAGACTGag GAGGtgcagcagaagcagcagcagtatGAAGTTGAGAAAGAGAACATGGAAAAGGAGTTTGTCGCTCCAGTGCAAGACACCCTGAG TGTGGGTGTGCAGCGGGAGGACCATGATGCTTTGCTGGCAGAGGTGCAAAGACTTGAGTTGGACTTGGGACGAATCAGGCAGGACCTGCAGGGTGTCATGGGATGTAAGGGCAAGTGTGAGCAGCTGGGCTCGCTGCAGGAGACG ATAACAGCGCAGGTGTCCTCCCAAGTCCGTAAGGAGTTGCAGGCTCTGTTCTACGGCGGCGACTCGTCAGGAGAGAGTCAAGGGGAGGTTCCAGAGTCTCTGGTCCTGTGGCTTTCGCAGCGCTATGTGAGCACGCCTGACCTGCAGGCATGGCTTACTGCGCTGGAGCAAAGCATCCTGAGGAACGTTTCCATGCAGCTGGAGCTTCAAGGAGCTCAGACCCTCAGCGAGGTGGAGTCCAAGGCCAAGTCTTTTGCTCGCACAGTGACCGGCTCTGTGCAGAGTGCTGCCTCTGCTGAAGGACTCACGGAAGAG CAAGTAAAACTGATTGTCCAGAATGCCCTGAAGCTCTACTCTCAGGACAGGACTGGTCTGGTGGACTATGCCCTGGAGTCTGGAG GCGGCAGCATCCTCAGCACTCGCTGCTCTGAGACCTACGAGACCAAGACGGCCCTCATGAGTCTCTTTGGCCTCCCGCTCTGGTACTTCTCCCAGTCTCCTCGAGTTGTCATCCAG CCTGACGTGTACCCGGGTAACTGCTGGGCCTTCAAAGGCTCGCAGGGTTATCTCGTGATCAGGCTTTCACTAAGGATCACACCCACGTCCTTCTGCTTGGAGCACATCCCCAAAGCCCTGTCCCCGACTGGAAACATCACCAGTGCCCCCCAGAACTTCACAGTCTTT GGTCTGGATGATGAGTATCAAGAGGAAGGGGATTTGCTTGGTCGCTACACTTACCAGGAAGACGGCGAATCAATGCAAACCTTCCCCGTTCAG GAACCGACTGATAAGGCCTTCCAGATCATAGAGGTGCGAGTGTTGTCTAACTGGGGGCATCCAGACTACACCTGCTTGTATCGCTTTAGAGTCCACGGAGAGCCACGGCCTCAGTGA